Proteins encoded together in one Hymenobacter monticola window:
- a CDS encoding ligand-binding sensor domain-containing protein: MLKRIKITHWLLALACLLLAGPVARAQPLEQHTDRVLSTVGVRDIARDAAGFAWVAARQGLFRYDGRQLVPLGQLVRQGPRPHGEVTRVVVDTAGTVWIGMLSAVYAFVPATGELRQVPLPPRADNWRSLLLLHQGALWVVQGANPFRLFRLPLRHPRQVPRLVWQLSQGVVMAVEPDSVGQLLLFGEKVCWRLGPDGRVRPLAMPGNSHRYRVQQANGRRWAQPATHPLRLPHGPYALLDSTLLEQRPGQPPRVLARWRRNLSSAAVPHLNVLELDSTWYWLGQGEVLAMSVRRQRQAPRVQHLALALAGGWNGWLCYNRDQTGLWAFAEGMPGVFELRPRRVAVQALPVAGRLQLSTRAISRLPDGRLVVGSYAGTFTQAADSPQAPLRPWLGPIPGPVWFCSLGLPDGRLVIGLENYGIVVLSGGRFEEIAWPGPHPPLVGKSTFCLLRTRAGQLWAGGQEGLFQLDLPHRRRTRYRAADPAWPLHHCEIEAMSEGAGGELWLATNQGLYCLQPVTGALRHYGPTEPPPYRLPTALTRCVLPLHPDSVWVGTLDAGLLLLHPRRGVQRQLTLSQGLPSEAVAFVVAPPPGRVLWVGTHNGLVR; encoded by the coding sequence GTGCTTAAGCGAATAAAAATCACACACTGGCTGCTGGCCCTGGCCTGCCTGTTGCTGGCCGGACCAGTGGCCCGCGCCCAGCCCCTGGAGCAGCACACCGACCGTGTGCTGAGCACGGTGGGCGTCCGCGACATTGCCCGCGATGCCGCCGGCTTTGCCTGGGTAGCCGCCCGGCAGGGCCTGTTTCGCTACGACGGCCGGCAGCTGGTGCCTCTTGGCCAGCTGGTGCGGCAGGGCCCCCGCCCGCACGGCGAAGTCACCCGGGTAGTGGTGGACACGGCCGGCACCGTGTGGATAGGGATGCTGAGCGCGGTGTACGCTTTCGTGCCCGCCACCGGCGAGCTGCGCCAGGTACCGCTGCCACCCCGCGCCGACAACTGGCGCAGCCTCTTGCTGCTGCACCAGGGTGCGCTATGGGTGGTCCAGGGCGCCAACCCTTTTCGGCTGTTCCGATTGCCGCTGCGGCACCCCCGGCAGGTGCCGCGGCTGGTGTGGCAGCTGTCGCAGGGCGTAGTGATGGCCGTTGAGCCCGATTCGGTGGGGCAGCTGTTGCTGTTTGGGGAAAAGGTGTGCTGGCGGCTGGGGCCGGATGGGCGCGTGCGGCCCCTGGCCATGCCCGGCAACAGCCACCGCTACCGCGTGCAGCAGGCCAACGGCCGACGCTGGGCGCAGCCAGCCACCCACCCGCTGCGCCTGCCCCACGGCCCCTACGCCCTCCTCGACAGCACCCTGCTGGAGCAGCGGCCCGGGCAGCCGCCGCGCGTGCTGGCCCGCTGGAGGCGCAACCTCTCCTCCGCCGCCGTGCCGCACCTCAACGTGCTGGAGCTGGACAGCACCTGGTACTGGCTGGGGCAGGGAGAAGTACTGGCGATGTCGGTGCGGCGCCAGCGGCAGGCGCCGCGGGTGCAGCACCTGGCGCTGGCGCTGGCCGGGGGCTGGAACGGGTGGCTGTGCTACAACCGCGACCAGACCGGACTGTGGGCCTTTGCCGAAGGCATGCCGGGGGTGTTTGAGCTGCGGCCTCGGCGGGTGGCCGTGCAGGCACTGCCCGTGGCCGGCCGGCTGCAGCTGAGCACCCGCGCCATCAGCCGCCTGCCCGACGGCCGGCTGGTGGTGGGCAGTTACGCGGGCACCTTCACGCAGGCCGCCGACAGCCCGCAAGCCCCCCTGCGCCCCTGGCTGGGCCCGATACCGGGGCCGGTGTGGTTCTGCAGCCTGGGCCTGCCCGACGGGCGCCTGGTCATCGGGCTCGAGAACTACGGCATCGTGGTGCTGAGCGGGGGGCGGTTCGAGGAGATTGCATGGCCCGGCCCTCACCCCCCGCTGGTGGGCAAGTCCACCTTCTGCCTGCTACGCACCCGGGCGGGACAGCTGTGGGCGGGCGGGCAGGAGGGCTTGTTCCAACTCGACCTGCCGCACCGGCGGCGCACCCGCTACCGCGCCGCCGACCCCGCCTGGCCCCTGCACCACTGCGAGATTGAAGCCATGAGCGAAGGGGCCGGCGGCGAACTGTGGCTGGCCACCAACCAGGGCCTCTACTGCCTGCAGCCCGTCACCGGCGCCCTGCGTCACTACGGCCCCACCGAGCCCCCGCCCTACCGCCTGCCCACGGCCCTGACGCGCTGCGTGCTGCCCCTGCACCCCGACAGCGTATGGGTGGGCACCCTCGACGCCGGCCTGTTGCTGCTGCACCCCCGGCGCGGCGTGCAGCGGCAGCTCACGCTGAGCCAGGGCCTTCCTAGCGAGGCCGTGGCTTTTGTGGTGGCGCCGCCGCCGGGGCGGGTGCTGTGGGTGGGCACCCACAACGGCCTGGTGCGCTAA
- a CDS encoding nuclear transport factor 2-like protein, with protein MKSGRLMGNWVATWGEYTFTQDGKTLRAPFQMTAHVTKGKIDLDRFYFDNLSLTQALGYKLTPPATTVAAK; from the coding sequence GTGAAGTCTGGCCGGCTGATGGGCAACTGGGTGGCCACCTGGGGCGAATACACGTTCACCCAGGACGGCAAAACCCTGCGCGCTCCTTTTCAGATGACGGCCCACGTCACGAAAGGGAAAATAGACCTGGACCGTTTCTACTTCGACAACCTGAGCCTGACGCAGGCACTGGGCTACAAGCTGACGCCGCCCGCGACGACGGTAGCAGCAAAGTAG
- a CDS encoding T9SS type A sorting domain-containing protein, whose amino-acid sequence MLARSNDYVLTATDINSYVTLPLRTQVPLPAGTDVLVGMVAVYPAGQTVNYAPFGVQVDEPGRKDAFYVVTATSLPLPEPLNSNTGGYKRLMIEAVTAPAVACPGPASLSATALTPNGATLTFTPPAGGSSSYSLTYFGSMQPATTLAVSASSVTLSGLVAGATYTASVTASCGSGQSSFPVFVTFTTPPPAAAAYATLPVSEGFEGPWLSIGAVRDAPSSNWRNTPASGNQSWRREDDGASANWLTNLGAYPGSGSQSLHSARFNSYDAPLGTTGALDLYVNLSAAGAKILTFNYINLGGTDVLDVLVSTDGGATFGPAPVLTVGVSPAITRQTATIASTSATTVIRFRATSDYGPATSDIGLDNVRLALVTATRSEALAATVGLYPNPAHGTFTLAVPAGPLGAASVTLLNALGQVVQARPLRLPATGGTAEFDVRGLAPGVYSLRLQTGEALVVKRVVVE is encoded by the coding sequence GTGCTGGCCCGCTCGAACGACTACGTGCTGACCGCGACCGACATCAATTCCTACGTAACCCTGCCCCTGAGAACCCAGGTGCCCCTGCCGGCGGGCACCGACGTGCTGGTGGGTATGGTGGCGGTGTACCCGGCCGGCCAGACGGTCAACTACGCGCCCTTCGGTGTTCAGGTGGACGAGCCGGGCCGGAAAGATGCTTTCTACGTCGTTACGGCCACTTCCTTGCCGCTTCCCGAACCCTTGAATAGCAACACCGGGGGCTACAAGCGGCTGATGATAGAGGCCGTGACGGCCCCAGCCGTTGCCTGCCCCGGGCCTGCCAGCCTGTCGGCTACCGCCCTCACGCCCAATGGCGCCACGCTCACGTTTACGCCGCCGGCCGGGGGCAGCAGCAGCTATTCCCTGACGTATTTTGGCAGCATGCAGCCTGCCACCACCTTGGCTGTCTCTGCTTCGTCGGTCACGCTCAGCGGCCTTGTGGCAGGCGCTACCTACACGGCGAGCGTGACGGCCAGCTGCGGCAGCGGCCAGAGCTCATTCCCGGTCTTTGTCACCTTCACCACCCCGCCGCCGGCCGCGGCTGCCTACGCCACCCTGCCCGTGAGCGAAGGCTTCGAGGGGCCGTGGCTGAGCATCGGGGCCGTGCGCGACGCTCCAAGCAGCAACTGGCGCAACACCCCCGCCAGCGGCAACCAGTCGTGGCGCCGCGAAGACGACGGCGCTTCCGCCAACTGGCTTACCAACCTGGGCGCCTACCCCGGGAGCGGCAGCCAGAGCCTGCATTCGGCCCGTTTCAACTCCTACGATGCCCCGCTGGGCACCACCGGGGCACTCGACCTGTACGTGAACCTAAGCGCGGCCGGCGCCAAAATACTGACGTTTAACTACATCAACCTGGGTGGCACCGACGTGCTGGACGTACTGGTGAGCACCGACGGCGGCGCCACGTTTGGCCCCGCGCCTGTGCTCACGGTTGGCGTCAGCCCCGCCATCACGCGCCAAACGGCCACCATTGCCAGCACCTCGGCCACTACGGTCATCCGCTTCCGCGCCACCAGCGACTACGGCCCCGCCACCTCCGACATCGGCCTTGATAATGTCCGGCTGGCCCTCGTCACGGCTACGCGCAGCGAAGCCCTGGCCGCCACCGTGGGCCTCTACCCCAACCCCGCCCACGGCACCTTCACGCTGGCCGTGCCCGCCGGCCCGCTGGGCGCGGCCTCGGTCACGCTGCTCAACGCGCTGGGCCAAGTGGTGCAGGCCCGGCCGCTGCGCCTGCCCGCCACCGGCGGCACCGCCGAGTTTGACGTGCGCGGTCTGGCGCCGGGCGTGTACTCGCTGCGGCTTCAAACCGGCGAAGCGCTGGTGGTGAAGCGCGTGGTGGTGGAATAA
- a CDS encoding CARDB domain-containing protein, translating into MQISLPHWLTRAGLCLVALLPLAGHAQAPANDDPLGAIALPLATSCTPTNATNAGATTTTPNGYANPGCGVATAPKDVWFRFRTPAAGNPGSTAAAIAVTGTAAGQVRLFSTTVGGAGPFTAIACANGGSNNAQAARLVAAGLTPGATYYVAVSGYGSTDTQGAFTICATVPAANDAAVESVLTLTQLPIPAGAPHVVRAVVSNQGATAQTNLSVTLTVSGANAFTDTQTVASLAAGASIRVTFNSFSPANQGTNTLTVTTPTDDDNTNNSRNVAQEVNATTYSHAALGGATGAFQLGIDPADRAFACHYRINSPVSVTQIRSYVVNFSGLAAGQPGSSIGEYWLTRSPARCWPARTTTC; encoded by the coding sequence ATGCAAATTTCTTTACCCCATTGGCTGACCCGCGCCGGACTGTGTCTGGTCGCGCTGCTGCCCCTGGCCGGCCACGCCCAAGCTCCCGCCAACGATGACCCCCTGGGTGCCATTGCCCTGCCCCTGGCCACCAGCTGCACGCCTACCAACGCCACCAACGCAGGAGCCACTACCACCACGCCCAACGGCTACGCTAACCCCGGCTGCGGCGTTGCCACCGCCCCGAAAGACGTGTGGTTTCGCTTCAGAACCCCCGCGGCCGGCAACCCCGGCAGCACGGCGGCGGCCATTGCCGTGACGGGTACCGCCGCGGGCCAGGTGCGGTTGTTTTCGACCACGGTGGGCGGGGCGGGCCCCTTCACGGCCATTGCCTGCGCGAACGGCGGCTCTAACAACGCGCAGGCCGCCCGGCTGGTGGCGGCGGGCCTCACGCCCGGCGCTACGTACTACGTGGCCGTATCGGGCTACGGCTCCACCGATACGCAGGGCGCCTTCACCATCTGCGCCACGGTGCCGGCAGCCAACGACGCGGCCGTGGAGTCGGTGCTCACGCTCACGCAGCTGCCCATTCCGGCGGGTGCGCCGCACGTGGTGCGGGCCGTGGTGAGCAACCAGGGCGCCACTGCCCAGACCAACCTGTCCGTGACCCTGACCGTGAGCGGAGCCAATGCCTTCACCGATACCCAGACCGTGGCCTCGCTGGCCGCGGGTGCCTCCATCAGGGTGACTTTCAACAGCTTTTCGCCTGCTAACCAGGGCACCAACACGCTGACCGTAACAACCCCCACCGACGACGACAATACCAACAACAGCCGCAACGTGGCGCAAGAGGTAAATGCTACCACCTATTCTCACGCCGCCCTGGGCGGTGCCACGGGTGCTTTTCAGCTTGGAATTGACCCGGCCGACCGGGCTTTTGCCTGCCACTACCGCATCAACAGCCCCGTCAGCGTGACGCAGATTCGCTCGTATGTTGTCAATTTCAGCGGGCTGGCGGCCGGCCAACCCGGGAGTAGCATTGGCGAATACTGGTTGACCAGGTCACCGGCGCGGTGCTGGCCCGCTCGAACGACTACGTGCTGA
- a CDS encoding response regulator: MQNRLPLAIIEDQSAIREMLRQYLSAQPEFECVLTANSIEDFFRQLPALGTRPALVLSDIGLPGRSGIEGLPLILTELPEAQVLMLSVFTDAARVFEAICAGAAGYLLKNTPLPVIKAQLLEVAAGGSPMSPAVARHVLQAFRRQPPVAVAASAEERLTPREQDIVTAVEEGLSYKLIADALGITLDTVKNHLRAVYRKLHINSKGELLALALKRRG, from the coding sequence ATGCAAAATCGCCTGCCCCTGGCCATCATCGAAGACCAGTCCGCCATTCGGGAAATGCTGCGCCAGTACCTGAGCGCGCAGCCCGAGTTTGAGTGCGTGCTCACGGCCAACTCCATCGAAGACTTTTTTCGGCAGTTGCCCGCGCTGGGCACCCGGCCGGCCCTGGTGCTCTCCGATATTGGCCTGCCCGGGCGCTCGGGCATCGAGGGGCTGCCCCTCATTCTCACGGAGCTGCCGGAGGCGCAGGTGCTCATGCTGAGCGTGTTCACCGATGCGGCCCGGGTGTTCGAGGCCATTTGCGCCGGGGCGGCGGGCTACCTGCTAAAAAACACGCCGTTGCCCGTCATCAAGGCGCAGCTGCTGGAAGTGGCGGCGGGCGGCTCGCCCATGTCGCCGGCCGTGGCGCGGCATGTGCTGCAGGCGTTTCGGCGGCAGCCGCCGGTGGCCGTGGCGGCCTCGGCCGAGGAGCGCCTCACGCCCCGCGAACAGGACATTGTGACGGCCGTGGAGGAAGGGCTGAGCTACAAGCTCATTGCCGATGCGCTGGGCATCACCCTCGACACGGTGAAAAACCACCTGCGGGCCGTGTACCGCAAGTTGCACATCAACTCCAAAGGCGAGCTACTGGCCTTGGCCCTGAAGCGGCGCGGCTAG
- the arsS gene encoding arsenosugar biosynthesis radical SAM (seleno)protein ArsS (Some members of this family are selenoproteins.), giving the protein MTKSLKATGNQLADSAFQLTVLRQEVVDVLHLPPFHQKMAEVGLFPLRPVAPAVLQINVGKMCNQVCKHCHVDAGPDRKEIMTRETMQLCLDALAQTDIPTVDLTGGAPEMNPDFRWFVAEISKLGRKVLVRCNLTIIVANKKYHDLPEFFKEHGVEVVSSLPFYSADKTDRQRGDGVFADSIKALQMLNAVGYGQPGSGLVLNLVYNPAGAFMPGPQAGLEQQFKRALLKDFGIVFNSLFAITNIPVSRFLDYLIESGNYAGYMEKLVTAFNPTAATGVMCRDTISVGWDGGLYDCDFNQMLDLHVASTSQHIRDFDAAALAQRPIVVNQHCYGCTAGAGSSCGGTVA; this is encoded by the coding sequence ATGACAAAATCCCTTAAAGCCACCGGCAATCAGCTCGCCGACTCGGCTTTTCAGCTGACGGTGCTGCGCCAGGAAGTGGTAGATGTGCTGCACCTGCCGCCTTTTCATCAGAAAATGGCCGAGGTGGGGCTATTTCCGCTGCGGCCGGTAGCGCCAGCGGTGCTGCAAATCAACGTGGGCAAGATGTGCAACCAGGTGTGCAAGCACTGCCATGTGGACGCCGGCCCCGACCGCAAGGAAATCATGACCCGCGAGACCATGCAGCTCTGCCTCGACGCGCTGGCCCAAACCGACATTCCGACCGTAGACCTGACCGGCGGCGCGCCCGAGATGAACCCCGACTTCCGGTGGTTTGTGGCCGAAATCAGCAAGCTGGGCCGCAAAGTCTTAGTGCGCTGCAACCTCACCATCATCGTGGCCAACAAGAAATACCACGACCTGCCCGAGTTTTTTAAGGAGCACGGCGTGGAGGTGGTCAGCTCCCTGCCCTTCTACTCGGCCGACAAAACCGACCGGCAGCGCGGCGACGGCGTCTTTGCCGACTCCATCAAGGCCCTGCAAATGCTGAACGCCGTGGGCTATGGCCAGCCCGGCAGCGGCCTGGTGCTGAACCTGGTGTACAACCCGGCCGGGGCCTTCATGCCGGGGCCGCAGGCGGGGCTGGAGCAGCAGTTCAAGCGGGCTCTGCTCAAGGACTTCGGCATTGTGTTCAACAGCTTGTTTGCCATCACTAACATCCCGGTGAGCCGCTTTTTGGACTACCTCATCGAGTCGGGCAACTACGCGGGCTACATGGAGAAGCTGGTGACGGCCTTCAACCCCACGGCGGCAACGGGCGTGATGTGCCGCGACACCATCTCGGTGGGCTGGGACGGCGGCCTCTACGACTGCGACTTCAACCAGATGCTGGACCTGCACGTGGCCAGCACCAGCCAGCACATCCGCGACTTCGACGCCGCGGCCCTGGCCCAGCGCCCCATTGTGGTGAACCAGCACTGCTACGGCTGCACGGCCGGCGCGGGCTCCAGCTGTGGCGGCACGGTGGCGTAG
- a CDS encoding arsenosugar biosynthesis-associated peroxidase-like protein, with amino-acid sequence METYYNPADLKKFGNIGEFQKEFADKFFSYYGAVFAEGALTAREKSLIALAVSHAVQCPYCIDAYSADTLEKGCSEAEMMEAVHVAAAIRGGATLVHGVQMMNKVKELSM; translated from the coding sequence ATGGAAACGTATTACAACCCCGCCGACCTCAAGAAATTCGGCAACATCGGCGAGTTTCAGAAAGAGTTTGCCGATAAATTTTTCTCCTACTACGGCGCTGTTTTTGCCGAGGGCGCCCTCACGGCCCGCGAGAAATCCCTGATTGCGCTGGCCGTTTCTCACGCTGTGCAGTGCCCCTACTGCATCGACGCGTACTCGGCCGACACGTTAGAAAAAGGCTGCTCCGAGGCCGAGATGATGGAGGCCGTACACGTGGCCGCCGCCATTCGCGGCGGGGCCACGCTGGTGCACGGCGTGCAGATGATGAACAAGGTAAAAGAGTTGTCGATGTAA
- a CDS encoding SDR family oxidoreductase, translated as MSSNPTAGPLAGQVVLITGSESGIGRETARAFGRLGAAVVLNGRQAERLEHTRQALAAEGCRVAACVADVTDYAACERLVATAIASFGRLDALVTNASISQRAYFADMQPEVFKQVMDSNVYGSVYPLKAALPHLMASRGSVTFISSISALNGMPSGSAYCAGKAALANLAHTLRLELAEAGVHFGVVHIGFTQNDPDKRVLDAAGQPVPIAHRPPRWQKSQAEVAAIIVKHVQRRRRRTVISALGRLILVVHSLLPRLGDWVVLTSQRRMRNFYE; from the coding sequence ATGTCCAGTAACCCCACCGCCGGCCCGCTGGCGGGCCAGGTCGTTTTGATTACCGGCTCCGAGTCGGGCATTGGCCGCGAAACGGCCCGTGCCTTTGGCCGGCTGGGGGCCGCCGTGGTGCTCAACGGCCGCCAGGCCGAACGCCTGGAGCACACCCGCCAGGCCTTGGCGGCGGAGGGCTGCCGGGTGGCAGCCTGCGTGGCCGACGTGACCGACTACGCGGCCTGCGAGCGGCTGGTGGCTACGGCCATTGCCAGCTTCGGCCGGCTCGATGCACTGGTTACTAACGCCAGCATCTCGCAGCGCGCCTACTTTGCCGATATGCAGCCCGAGGTATTCAAGCAAGTGATGGATAGCAACGTGTACGGCTCGGTGTATCCGCTCAAGGCCGCTTTGCCGCACCTGATGGCCAGTCGGGGCAGCGTCACGTTTATTTCCTCCATTTCGGCCCTGAATGGCATGCCCAGCGGCTCGGCTTACTGCGCCGGCAAGGCGGCACTGGCCAACCTGGCCCATACCCTGCGCCTGGAGCTGGCCGAGGCGGGGGTGCATTTCGGGGTGGTGCACATCGGCTTTACCCAGAACGACCCCGACAAGCGTGTGCTCGACGCGGCAGGCCAGCCCGTGCCCATTGCGCACCGCCCGCCGCGCTGGCAAAAGTCGCAGGCCGAGGTGGCGGCCATCATTGTGAAGCACGTACAGCGGCGGCGACGGCGCACGGTTATTTCGGCGTTGGGCCGCCTCATTCTGGTGGTGCACTCGCTGCTGCCGCGCCTCGGCGACTGGGTGGTGCTAACTTCCCAGCGCCGGATGCGGAACTTCTACGAGTAG
- a CDS encoding NAD-dependent epimerase/dehydratase family protein gives MLPRVLVTGANGFLGRHLVAELLRRGYPVRALVRPGSPPSPALPPLHTLPVEICELDLSCAVRKAELVATASGCGAIIHAAALAQVNPARSPAVWATNLRGTEQVLSLAQQAGVARLVYVGTANVFGFGTLKQPGDETRPYAGQRYGLDYMDSKRAATDLVLRAAAQEQLPAVLVHPTFMLGPGDARPTSGALLLELRAGRLPGYPIGGKNYVHVHDVAVACVNALTEGRVGESYILGNENLSYRDAFRLMADVLGVAAPRWPLLPPLANCYGVLSSWHASLTGRPARVNPAMIAVANDGHYFTPQKARAELGLPQTPVREAVAEAFEWFKAHNYVQ, from the coding sequence ATGCTTCCCCGCGTGCTCGTGACCGGTGCCAATGGCTTTCTGGGCCGCCACCTCGTGGCGGAACTGCTGCGCCGTGGCTACCCGGTGCGCGCCCTGGTGCGGCCTGGCAGCCCGCCTAGCCCGGCCCTGCCGCCTTTGCACACGCTGCCGGTTGAAATATGCGAGCTGGACCTCAGCTGTGCCGTGCGCAAAGCGGAGCTGGTGGCCACGGCGTCCGGCTGCGGGGCCATCATCCACGCCGCCGCGCTGGCCCAGGTGAACCCAGCCCGCAGCCCAGCCGTGTGGGCCACCAACCTGCGGGGCACGGAACAGGTGCTGAGCCTGGCGCAGCAGGCTGGCGTGGCGCGCCTGGTGTATGTGGGCACGGCCAACGTCTTCGGTTTCGGCACTTTAAAGCAGCCCGGCGACGAAACCCGGCCCTACGCCGGCCAGCGCTACGGCCTCGACTACATGGACAGCAAGCGCGCCGCTACCGACCTGGTGCTGCGCGCCGCGGCCCAGGAGCAGCTGCCAGCCGTGCTGGTGCATCCAACCTTTATGCTGGGGCCCGGCGACGCCCGACCCACCTCTGGCGCGCTGCTGCTGGAGTTGCGCGCCGGCCGGCTTCCCGGTTACCCCATAGGCGGCAAAAACTACGTGCACGTGCACGACGTGGCCGTGGCTTGCGTGAATGCTCTCACGGAAGGCCGCGTGGGCGAGTCTTACATTCTGGGCAATGAAAATCTGAGCTACCGCGACGCCTTCAGACTGATGGCCGACGTGCTGGGCGTGGCCGCGCCGCGCTGGCCCCTGTTGCCGCCGCTGGCCAATTGCTACGGCGTGCTCAGCAGCTGGCACGCCAGCCTCACCGGTCGCCCCGCCCGCGTGAACCCGGCCATGATAGCCGTGGCCAACGACGGGCACTACTTCACTCCGCAGAAGGCCCGCGCCGAACTGGGGTTGCCCCAGACGCCGGTTCGTGAGGCCGTGGCCGAGGCTTTTGAATGGTTTAAAGCCCACAATTATGTCCAGTAA
- a CDS encoding TIGR04283 family arsenosugar biosynthesis glycosyltransferase: MLSVIIPTYNEAANIGRLVADLRRHAPPGTVEILVVDASSPDGTAAAARTAGATVLEHARPGRAAQMNLGAQQAQGDIFYFVHADVGIHPGYVATIWEAVARGHAAGCYRFRFDSKHPLLRINSYGTRFKGIMSRGGDQTLFITRALFEQLGGFNERFVIMEDFEIIERIRRVASFYIVPQDVVVSARKYETNSWLRVQLANLTAFSMYFLRLPPTRIARTYKALLNYR, encoded by the coding sequence ATGCTCAGCGTTATCATTCCTACCTACAACGAAGCTGCCAATATTGGCCGCCTTGTGGCCGACCTGCGCCGCCATGCGCCACCGGGCACCGTCGAAATCCTGGTAGTCGATGCCAGCAGCCCCGATGGCACGGCCGCCGCCGCCCGCACGGCCGGTGCCACCGTGCTGGAGCACGCCCGGCCCGGCCGCGCCGCCCAGATGAACCTGGGGGCGCAACAGGCGCAGGGCGATATATTCTACTTCGTGCACGCCGATGTGGGCATTCACCCCGGCTACGTGGCCACCATTTGGGAGGCCGTGGCCCGGGGCCACGCCGCGGGCTGCTACCGCTTCCGCTTCGACTCGAAGCATCCGCTGCTGCGCATCAACAGCTACGGCACGCGCTTCAAGGGCATCATGAGCCGGGGCGGCGACCAGACCTTGTTCATCACGCGGGCGCTGTTTGAGCAGCTGGGCGGCTTCAACGAGCGGTTCGTCATCATGGAAGATTTTGAAATCATTGAGCGCATCCGGCGAGTGGCCAGCTTCTACATCGTGCCGCAGGACGTGGTGGTGTCGGCCCGCAAGTACGAAACCAACAGCTGGCTGCGCGTGCAGTTGGCCAACCTCACCGCCTTTTCGATGTACTTCCTCCGGCTGCCGCCCACCCGCATTGCCCGCACCTACAAGGCCCTGCTCAACTACCGCTGA
- a CDS encoding DUF547 domain-containing protein, whose protein sequence is MNKRLNLAALGALLLAAGMPAAGVPGLPGHRPEWHPAHAAASAAVDHSAFDKLLKKHVSAKGLVDYKGFKADETAFNQYLAMLSKNPPASSAPKNEQMAYWINAYNAFTIRLILDHYPVQSIKDIGSKIKIPFVTTPWAAKFFSIGGEKMSLDNIEHGTLRKKFDDPRIHFALVCASMSCPRLRNEAYTPAQLEKQLDDQGRDFLNNPAKNKVGKAAAQLSKYFDWYKGDWQKNGQSVAKWVNRYASVKMDENTKISYLDYNWSLNQQ, encoded by the coding sequence ATGAATAAACGCTTGAACCTTGCCGCCCTCGGCGCCCTGCTGCTGGCGGCCGGCATGCCCGCCGCCGGGGTCCCCGGCCTGCCCGGCCACCGCCCCGAGTGGCATCCTGCCCACGCCGCCGCCAGCGCCGCGGTCGACCACAGCGCCTTCGACAAGCTGCTGAAAAAGCACGTCTCGGCCAAGGGGCTCGTTGATTACAAGGGATTTAAAGCCGATGAGACGGCTTTTAACCAATACCTGGCCATGCTCAGCAAAAATCCGCCGGCATCCAGCGCGCCCAAAAATGAGCAGATGGCCTACTGGATTAATGCCTACAATGCCTTCACCATCCGCCTCATCCTGGACCACTACCCGGTGCAAAGCATCAAGGACATTGGCTCCAAAATCAAGATTCCGTTCGTGACCACGCCCTGGGCCGCCAAGTTCTTCAGCATCGGCGGCGAGAAAATGAGCCTCGACAACATCGAGCACGGCACCTTGCGCAAGAAGTTCGACGACCCGCGCATTCACTTTGCGCTGGTATGCGCCTCCATGTCGTGCCCGCGCCTGCGTAACGAGGCTTACACGCCCGCCCAGTTGGAAAAGCAGCTCGACGACCAGGGCCGCGACTTCCTGAACAACCCGGCCAAAAACAAAGTCGGCAAGGCAGCAGCCCAGCTCTCGAAATATTTCGACTGGTACAAAGGTGATTGGCAGAAGAATGGCCAGTCGGTAGCGAAGTGGGTGAACCGCTACGCTTCCGTCAAGATGGACGAGAATACCAAGATTTCCTACCTCGACTACAACTGGAGCCTTAACCAGCAATAG